In bacterium, a genomic segment contains:
- the miaA gene encoding tRNA (adenosine(37)-N6)-dimethylallyltransferase MiaA, translated as MIKSQKPIVALVGPTASGKSDIAFALAQKYPVELVNIDSLQIYKHMNIGTAKPSVQELASCKHHMFDILNPDQTITALGFAEQARSIIDQIHQGQAIPLLVGGSGFYLQALSNNKTFMPGTLEDESTENLYAFIQVKAPHIAQEIHANDSYRIRRLAFLLQHDPDFSWEAYTSVNQEHNIHSFAVQWPREELYERINIRVVDMFEQGLLNETQNILKQFPQSYTRLAKTIGYAQCLKHLEGDLNYQEAVAHTQQKTRNYAKRQTTWFKNRGQSQWFAYHEIFDKLDAFIEKICVEHEIKG; from the coding sequence ATGATAAAATCACAAAAGCCTATTGTAGCCCTGGTTGGACCAACGGCTTCTGGCAAATCCGATATTGCTTTTGCCTTGGCCCAGAAGTATCCAGTGGAGTTGGTCAATATTGACAGTTTACAGATCTATAAACACATGAACATTGGCACTGCTAAACCCAGTGTTCAAGAACTTGCTTCATGCAAACATCATATGTTTGATATCTTAAACCCAGATCAAACCATCACAGCCTTAGGCTTTGCAGAGCAAGCCAGAAGCATTATAGACCAAATTCATCAAGGTCAAGCCATCCCCCTCTTGGTTGGTGGCTCTGGCTTTTATTTACAAGCTTTAAGCAATAACAAAACATTTATGCCGGGCACTCTTGAAGATGAGAGTACTGAAAATTTATATGCCTTCATCCAAGTCAAAGCCCCGCATATTGCCCAAGAAATTCATGCCAATGACAGTTACCGTATTCGGAGGTTGGCCTTTTTACTGCAACATGATCCTGACTTTTCTTGGGAAGCCTACACCTCTGTCAACCAGGAGCACAATATCCACTCATTTGCCGTTCAATGGCCAAGAGAAGAGCTTTATGAACGCATCAACATAAGGGTAGTGGATATGTTTGAACAAGGTCTTTTGAACGAAACCCAAAACATACTCAAACAATTTCCACAAAGTTACACCCGGCTGGCCAAAACCATTGGTTATGCTCAGTGTTTAAAGCATCTTGAGGGTGATTTAAACTACCAAGAAGCCGTTGCTCACACGCAACAAAAAACCCGAAATTATGCCAAAAGACAAACTACCTGGTTCAAAAACAGAGGGCAAAGCCAGTGGTTTGCATATCATGAAATCTTTGATAAGCTAGATGCTTTCATTGAAAAAATATGCGTTGAGCATGAAATTAAAGGATAA
- a CDS encoding acetyl-CoA carboxylase carboxyltransferase subunit alpha: MNMHLDFEKPIVELEQKISELKDLKLAGKVNIDQELKKLEQKLSHLINNTFSKLDPWQKTQLSRHPNRPYFLDYVHEIFENFTELHGDRNFSDDKSIIGGLAYFANQPVMLIGHQKGRSTKEKMQRNFGMPQPEGYRKALRLMGLAERFSIPIITFIDTPGAYPGIEAEERGQAEAIAKNIMVMSHLKVPIISVVIGEGGSGGALAIGVANKILMLEYTVYSVISPESCAAILWRDASKGEIASKSLKLTAEEIHALGIADQIIPEPEGGAHRNFKKTAQNLKTALSKTLSALNKLDPKALVQDRDDKFRKIGVFSDE; the protein is encoded by the coding sequence ATGAATATGCACTTAGACTTTGAAAAACCTATTGTTGAATTAGAGCAAAAAATTTCTGAACTTAAAGATCTTAAACTTGCTGGAAAAGTTAATATTGACCAGGAACTGAAAAAGCTTGAACAAAAGCTCTCTCACCTCATTAACAATACTTTTTCTAAACTTGATCCTTGGCAAAAAACACAGCTCTCACGCCACCCCAATCGTCCATATTTTTTAGATTATGTGCATGAAATTTTTGAAAACTTTACTGAACTGCATGGAGACCGCAACTTCTCTGATGATAAGTCCATCATTGGTGGCTTGGCTTATTTTGCCAACCAGCCAGTCATGCTTATTGGCCATCAAAAAGGCCGCAGCACCAAAGAAAAAATGCAACGTAATTTTGGAATGCCTCAGCCTGAAGGGTATCGCAAAGCTCTTCGTTTAATGGGCTTGGCAGAGCGCTTTTCTATTCCTATCATTACTTTTATTGATACGCCTGGTGCCTACCCTGGTATTGAAGCAGAAGAGCGTGGTCAAGCAGAAGCCATTGCTAAAAATATCATGGTGATGAGCCACTTAAAAGTCCCTATTATTTCTGTGGTGATTGGTGAAGGAGGTTCTGGTGGTGCCTTGGCCATTGGCGTTGCCAATAAAATTTTAATGCTAGAATACACTGTTTATTCTGTCATCTCACCAGAATCTTGTGCTGCCATTTTATGGCGAGACGCCAGCAAAGGTGAAATTGCATCCAAAAGTTTAAAGCTCACCGCAGAAGAAATTCACGCCTTGGGCATAGCAGATCAAATCATTCCAGAACCTGAAGGTGGTGCCCATAGAAATTTCAAAAAAACAGCACAAAATCTAAAAACAGCGCTTAGCAAAACCTTAAGCGCTTTAAATAAACTTGATCCTAAAGCCTTAGTTCAAGATCGTGATGACAAGTTTAGAAAAATTGGTGTTTTTTCTGATGAATAA
- the mutL gene encoding DNA mismatch repair endonuclease MutL codes for MPKTIQILPDHVVQQIAAGEVVERPASIIKELLENSIDAGATAIDIVIRQGGIEGIEITDNGHGIDKDQLQLALTAHATSKLSQESDLHQILTRGFRGEALASIAAISHMQLHSKPSSQEHGFMIASKGGDISPIQPSAIPNGTKISIAHLFYNTPARKKFLKSANTEKNHIISQIKKIALIEYGIAFKIYLADQGKHKLLYHWPAHETWLQRIETIFPGDVKEKLLPIHNNQHQHLSIEGYISNRHLSFSRSSEIYFYVNHRPVSDKTLQAALMEGYRTAMMEKRYPMAIVKIDIDPQWVDVNIHPRKNEVRFSGPQQVFQELAFVVKQSLSQQKPSESNLHQVPSLNSNQSSVYSLNKNVASEQTHSPSLTGNYTLSSPALSNFSQQASSLAEPRLPYTADVSENTQAYFAQLNFIGHIDHTYLLCSNQQSLVIIDQHAAHERILFDQFKQQFSKPSHLQKSQQLLTPVTLNFSPEKTELLTENLETFAQLGFDLEIFGPQSFILRTTPSFLIKQDAKVYIENVCNDLLSNHQSTQGLEDSIDHICSSMACHSAVRAHDILSPKEVDYLLRTMDTVDLASYCPHGRPTYLEYQVADFEKLFKRV; via the coding sequence GTGCCTAAAACCATACAGATACTTCCTGATCATGTTGTTCAACAAATTGCTGCCGGTGAGGTGGTTGAGCGACCAGCCTCTATCATTAAAGAACTTTTAGAAAATTCCATTGATGCCGGAGCCACCGCCATTGACATTGTCATTCGTCAGGGAGGCATAGAAGGTATTGAAATTACTGATAACGGTCATGGCATTGACAAAGACCAACTTCAATTGGCCTTAACTGCACATGCCACGTCTAAGCTCAGCCAAGAAAGCGATTTGCATCAAATCCTAACTCGCGGATTCAGAGGCGAGGCCTTGGCCAGCATTGCCGCCATTTCTCATATGCAACTGCACAGCAAGCCGAGCTCACAAGAGCATGGTTTTATGATTGCTTCAAAAGGTGGAGACATCAGCCCCATACAGCCCAGTGCCATCCCCAATGGCACCAAAATCAGCATTGCTCATTTATTTTACAACACGCCGGCCAGAAAAAAGTTTCTCAAAAGTGCCAATACTGAAAAAAACCATATTATTTCTCAAATCAAAAAAATTGCTCTGATTGAGTACGGGATAGCTTTTAAAATTTATCTTGCCGATCAAGGCAAACACAAGTTGTTGTATCATTGGCCTGCGCATGAAACATGGTTGCAGAGGATTGAAACCATTTTTCCTGGTGATGTTAAAGAAAAACTTTTACCCATACACAACAACCAACATCAACATCTTTCAATAGAAGGCTATATTTCCAACCGGCACTTAAGCTTTTCTCGCAGCAGTGAAATTTATTTTTATGTCAACCACAGGCCGGTCAGTGACAAAACTCTACAAGCTGCTCTTATGGAGGGCTATCGTACAGCCATGATGGAAAAACGTTATCCTATGGCCATTGTAAAAATAGACATTGATCCACAATGGGTGGACGTGAATATCCATCCACGCAAAAATGAAGTGCGTTTTTCTGGCCCACAGCAAGTTTTTCAGGAATTGGCTTTTGTGGTGAAACAAAGTTTAAGTCAGCAAAAACCCTCTGAATCTAATCTTCATCAAGTACCTTCACTCAACTCAAACCAATCTTCTGTATACAGCCTGAATAAAAACGTTGCTTCAGAACAAACACACTCCCCCTCTCTTACTGGCAACTACACTTTATCTTCTCCAGCTCTCTCCAATTTTTCACAGCAAGCCTCTTCTTTAGCTGAACCACGTTTACCCTATACGGCAGATGTTTCAGAAAACACGCAAGCTTACTTTGCTCAACTCAATTTTATAGGTCATATTGATCACACCTATTTATTGTGTAGCAATCAACAAAGTCTGGTGATCATTGATCAGCATGCCGCGCATGAACGCATTTTATTTGACCAATTTAAACAGCAATTTTCAAAACCTTCGCACTTACAAAAAAGTCAGCAACTTTTAACGCCTGTTACCCTTAACTTTTCTCCTGAAAAAACAGAGCTTTTGACAGAAAATCTAGAAACCTTTGCGCAACTGGGTTTTGATTTAGAAATTTTTGGTCCACAAAGCTTTATTTTAAGAACGACACCTTCTTTTTTAATCAAACAAGATGCAAAAGTGTATATTGAAAATGTCTGCAACGATTTATTAAGTAACCATCAAAGCACGCAAGGTTTGGAAGACTCTATTGATCATATTTGCAGTTCTATGGCTTGTCATAGTGCCGTCAGAGCGCATGATATTTTGAGTCCCAAAGAAGTAGATTACTTGCTTAGAACCATGGATACTGTTGATTTAGCCTCATATTGCCCGCATGGCCGCCCCACCTACCTTGAGTATCAGGTGGCAGATTTTGAAAAATTGTTTAAACGGGTATGA
- the gspD gene encoding type II secretion system secretin GspD, translating into MFGTDIALLYSVVKREIKKGKNIALAWTLVLSLVLPPAGFARTNLPKKGGKVTLDFHDVALKDVVTAISEITGKNIILDPKASAKITIISPNAVSIEEAYDAFLTVLDQNNLTATDQGQFTVIEKRSNTQSGEIITEDDYSAGGKLITRVVKLKYVDATMLREALRSKVSLKGKMIAYGPTNSLFITDSAASVRSIEKMIQLMDKENFKMSTEVVPLKHAQADDIAEKLKVIIDSQAGGRRSKSKLNNIAGQGDIVSILPDNRTNSLLVTSTRKGLEDILDLLVDLDRKASDGNLASRVKIKKLKHADAEELASLLSGLFNGSGGASVRKTSSSSSSGSSQSSASKAPVISSTSGGIFEGEVKVGADPSTNSLIITASPNDYLSIEPVIDQLDQRRSQVFVEALIMEVTMTNGFNVGVGLGGSGGANGLGGAISSNDPGAVGSPLLVGVEPAKMFGALAGLPGLAGSIVGGSMKLPGTNLNLPISAATFRAMQSNGYVNVISSPNILTTDNKKASIEVGKTLQIPKSITIATAGALPQQSFESENVGLKLAVTPQINDMNSVTLDLEQVIEDVGEYNAETQSYPRDTRTLTTTVVAQNQQTIALGGLIKDREKNSTGKVPLLGDIPLVGALFKQKVKSSEKVNLILFLTPHIIRDPMDLTRISVKKNNERRRFNKKNKIGENQALYDYDLDKGLNMAPQPDRDESSAKPTRRFDYENFNLDQNSQQGNSTIDNASTESSNNGDVSRRRESYRPQNYQPLNDTEVSAAPRPKIVNPGYSVEDNPFADVQPPSSSTN; encoded by the coding sequence TTGTTTGGCACTGATATTGCTTTACTATACAGTGTTGTGAAAAGAGAGATTAAAAAAGGAAAAAATATCGCTTTAGCGTGGACATTGGTTTTATCTTTGGTTTTGCCACCTGCGGGTTTTGCCAGAACCAACTTACCTAAAAAAGGTGGAAAAGTGACGCTCGATTTTCATGATGTAGCCCTTAAAGATGTGGTTACCGCTATTTCTGAAATTACTGGTAAAAATATTATTCTTGATCCCAAAGCCAGTGCAAAAATAACCATTATCTCTCCCAATGCTGTTTCCATTGAAGAAGCTTATGACGCATTTTTAACGGTATTGGATCAAAACAATTTAACAGCGACTGATCAAGGTCAATTTACGGTCATTGAAAAACGCAGCAATACTCAAAGTGGAGAGATTATCACTGAAGATGATTATTCGGCTGGAGGAAAGTTGATTACGCGTGTGGTTAAACTGAAATATGTGGATGCTACAATGTTAAGGGAGGCTTTGCGTTCTAAAGTATCCTTAAAAGGGAAGATGATTGCCTATGGACCCACCAACAGTTTGTTCATTACCGATTCAGCGGCCAGTGTGCGCAGCATTGAAAAAATGATTCAACTGATGGATAAAGAAAATTTTAAGATGTCTACAGAAGTGGTGCCTTTGAAACATGCACAAGCAGATGATATTGCAGAAAAATTAAAAGTCATCATTGACAGTCAAGCTGGTGGTAGACGTTCAAAGTCAAAACTCAATAACATTGCCGGTCAAGGTGATATTGTTAGTATTTTGCCAGATAACAGAACCAATTCTTTATTGGTGACATCCACACGTAAAGGTTTAGAAGATATTTTGGATTTATTGGTGGATTTGGATAGAAAAGCCAGTGATGGAAACTTAGCCAGCCGAGTAAAAATTAAAAAATTGAAACACGCTGACGCTGAAGAGTTGGCTTCACTATTGTCTGGTTTATTCAATGGCAGTGGTGGCGCAAGCGTTAGAAAAACAAGCAGCAGTTCAAGCAGTGGATCATCACAATCTTCTGCATCAAAAGCTCCTGTTATAAGCTCTACCAGTGGTGGTATTTTTGAGGGTGAAGTTAAAGTCGGTGCAGATCCATCAACAAATTCATTGATTATTACTGCATCTCCCAATGACTATTTATCCATTGAACCGGTCATTGATCAATTGGATCAACGCCGTTCACAGGTTTTTGTTGAAGCATTGATTATGGAAGTGACCATGACCAATGGTTTTAATGTAGGAGTTGGTCTTGGTGGCAGTGGCGGCGCCAATGGGTTAGGTGGAGCCATAAGTTCTAATGACCCGGGAGCTGTAGGTTCTCCTTTATTGGTAGGCGTTGAGCCAGCAAAAATGTTTGGTGCATTGGCGGGTTTACCAGGTTTAGCAGGAAGTATTGTAGGAGGTAGCATGAAGTTGCCTGGAACAAACCTAAATTTACCTATTAGCGCAGCAACGTTTAGAGCTATGCAAAGTAATGGGTATGTTAATGTGATTTCTTCTCCCAATATTTTAACCACCGATAATAAAAAAGCCAGTATAGAGGTTGGCAAGACATTACAAATTCCAAAATCCATCACAATTGCAACTGCTGGGGCATTGCCACAACAAAGCTTTGAAAGTGAAAATGTAGGTTTGAAATTAGCTGTAACACCACAAATCAATGATATGAATTCAGTTACATTAGATTTAGAGCAAGTGATTGAAGATGTTGGAGAATATAATGCTGAAACCCAATCATATCCTAGAGATACAAGAACATTAACAACGACTGTTGTTGCACAAAATCAACAAACCATTGCTTTGGGTGGTTTGATCAAAGATAGAGAAAAAAACTCAACAGGTAAAGTTCCTTTACTGGGAGATATTCCATTGGTTGGTGCTTTATTTAAACAAAAAGTAAAAAGTTCTGAGAAGGTTAATCTTATTCTGTTTTTAACCCCACACATTATTCGTGACCCTATGGACTTAACACGGATTTCTGTGAAGAAAAACAATGAACGTAGACGCTTTAACAAGAAAAATAAAATTGGTGAGAACCAAGCGTTGTATGATTATGATTTAGACAAAGGTTTAAACATGGCCCCGCAGCCAGATAGAGATGAGTCTTCGGCAAAACCAACAAGAAGATTTGACTATGAAAACTTTAATCTGGATCAAAATAGTCAGCAAGGCAACAGCACTATAGATAATGCCAGCACAGAAAGCAGCAACAATGGTGATGTGAGTCGACGTAGAGAAAGCTACCGTCCGCAGAATTATCAACCGCTAAATGATACCGAGGTATCAGCAGCACCTAGGCCAAAAATTGTTAACCCTGGGTATAGTGTTGAAGACAACCCATTTGCAGATGTCCAGCCACCAAGCAGTTCTACAAATTAG
- a CDS encoding Mur ligase family protein, protein MKTKHKLLNWLDKKSESRFIFGLERMHQALNFFNVQHNSTCVQILGTNGKGSSIEFLKNILISHNKSVAVYTSPHLFSLYDRFKINDQNIAEDLFLNYLSRLFDAEKNQQIPKLSYFEITTLLAYLYFSESNVDYMLIEAGLGGRLDATTALGYSHLMFTSVDYDHQAYLGNSLQAIAYEKFSVIKHQHQVFSLDQNTEALLVLKKIIKQTQANLHLENQDFSLQQNKNTVSYALEDDLLIKPIHLSLQGDHQLHNALLASQVAHGLLKNNFNPEKTKLALKNTQKAGRYQKTMCDQTTFIFDVAHNQQSFMSLMKTSKTHDPDIDAYCLSMLADKPWQSVLNTLLKDKKPIFLCMTESTRAWDYNTVMDWVKSKDKENLIVFYEDYTAALKDIKKQFKKCLIFGSFFFVGPCIQFITSIKK, encoded by the coding sequence ATGAAAACAAAGCATAAACTTCTTAATTGGCTGGATAAAAAATCTGAAAGTCGTTTTATTTTTGGCCTTGAACGAATGCATCAAGCCTTAAACTTTTTTAATGTCCAACATAACTCTACTTGTGTTCAAATATTAGGAACCAACGGAAAAGGCTCCAGCATTGAATTTTTAAAAAATATTTTAATAAGCCACAACAAAAGCGTTGCCGTTTATACGTCCCCACATTTATTCAGTCTGTATGACCGCTTTAAAATTAATGATCAAAATATTGCTGAAGATCTTTTTTTAAACTATTTGTCCCGCTTATTTGATGCTGAAAAAAATCAACAGATACCAAAACTAAGCTATTTTGAAATCACTACTTTATTGGCTTACCTCTACTTTTCTGAAAGCAACGTAGATTATATGCTCATTGAAGCTGGCTTAGGTGGACGTTTAGATGCAACCACGGCACTTGGCTACAGTCACCTAATGTTCACTTCTGTTGATTATGATCATCAAGCTTATCTAGGTAATTCACTACAAGCCATTGCCTATGAAAAATTTTCTGTCATTAAGCATCAGCATCAGGTTTTCTCATTGGATCAAAACACTGAGGCTCTGCTTGTGTTAAAAAAAATAATCAAACAAACGCAGGCTAACCTACACTTAGAAAATCAAGACTTCTCTTTACAACAAAATAAAAATACCGTGTCCTATGCTTTAGAAGATGACCTTTTAATCAAACCTATTCATCTTTCATTACAGGGCGATCACCAACTCCACAATGCTTTGTTAGCAAGCCAAGTTGCTCATGGGCTTTTAAAAAATAATTTTAATCCTGAAAAAACAAAGCTCGCTCTTAAAAACACACAAAAGGCAGGGCGCTATCAAAAAACAATGTGTGATCAAACAACGTTTATTTTTGATGTGGCTCACAATCAACAGTCTTTTATGTCACTGATGAAAACCAGTAAAACACATGACCCTGATATTGATGCATATTGCTTATCCATGCTTGCAGACAAACCTTGGCAATCTGTTTTAAATACACTGCTTAAAGATAAAAAACCTATTTTTCTATGCATGACTGAGTCCACTCGAGCCTGGGACTATAATACCGTAATGGATTGGGTCAAAAGCAAGGATAAAGAGAACCTTATTGTTTTTTATGAAGACTATACAGCTGCTTTAAAAGACATAAAAAAACAATTTAAAAAATGTTTGATTTTTGGTTCGTTCTTTTTTGTTGGTCCATGCATTCAATTTATAACTTCAATAAAAAAATAA
- a CDS encoding HAMP domain-containing histidine kinase produces MNKLFTNSIKRRFILAYALFIVFALIIFLFNYVQYQKNIKNLKSLQQTFFPLNKQINTYSHYLHLHESFSLDTIINNYDRKQFLHSLTALNPEIFSKKMQQSFNYAEDFFKQQDKNPSLHWLRIQKMFNLLQKKHEIYQNYIYKLANHIQIAQESDTEEMKRSLHQEHEQIRRELESKKTEIINRINSLSKIIQKQIETTITENISNEKYLFTITSSVALLMILLSILALQLGLQALKPFAQIKNASEKIKNGKYDLYLDTTGPVEFQSVSHSFNAMAQSLQERNEKIDQQHLQILHSQKLATIGEMATKINHEIRNPLNAIQLNLELLLDEDIPNSAKQNISSISSQIDRLFTITETYLQTAKKDHYKQQNIVINDFLEDLQQFFRPSFASKNINFVVNNTTDLIKIIFDESLLFQALLNIVKNAIDACDDKDTIGINIEKNKAYVLFKVWNTGSMINSDDQHKIFDAFYTTKKSGSGLGLSITKDLLNTQNADIILDSSSEEKTIFTLQIPYENKA; encoded by the coding sequence ATGAACAAACTGTTTACTAATTCTATCAAACGCCGTTTTATTCTTGCTTATGCTTTATTTATTGTTTTTGCATTAATCATATTTTTATTTAACTATGTTCAATATCAAAAAAACATTAAAAATTTAAAGAGCCTCCAACAAACTTTTTTCCCTTTAAACAAGCAAATCAACACCTACAGCCATTATCTGCATTTACATGAAAGTTTTTCATTGGATACCATCATCAATAATTATGATAGAAAGCAGTTTTTACATTCGTTGACAGCGCTTAATCCAGAAATCTTTTCTAAAAAAATGCAACAAAGCTTTAATTACGCTGAAGACTTTTTTAAACAACAAGATAAAAATCCTAGCCTGCACTGGTTGCGAATTCAAAAAATGTTCAACCTTTTACAAAAAAAACATGAAATTTATCAAAACTATATCTATAAGCTTGCCAACCATATTCAAATTGCACAAGAGTCTGATACAGAGGAAATGAAAAGAAGTCTCCATCAAGAACATGAACAAATACGACGAGAGCTTGAGAGTAAAAAAACAGAAATCATTAATCGCATCAACTCTTTATCTAAAATCATTCAAAAACAAATTGAAACTACAATCACAGAAAATATAAGCAATGAAAAATACTTATTTACCATTACATCAAGCGTTGCTCTGCTGATGATTTTACTATCGATTCTTGCTTTACAACTTGGCTTGCAAGCTTTAAAACCTTTTGCACAAATTAAAAATGCGAGTGAAAAAATAAAAAATGGCAAATACGATTTATATCTAGATACAACTGGACCTGTAGAATTTCAGAGTGTTTCTCATTCTTTTAATGCCATGGCGCAATCTCTTCAAGAGCGAAATGAAAAAATAGATCAACAACATTTACAGATTTTACATTCACAAAAACTTGCTACTATTGGAGAAATGGCAACTAAAATCAACCACGAGATAAGAAACCCGCTTAATGCTATTCAGCTTAATCTAGAGTTACTTTTAGACGAAGACATACCCAATAGCGCAAAACAAAATATTAGTTCTATTTCTTCTCAAATTGATCGTCTTTTTACAATTACTGAAACCTATTTACAAACCGCCAAAAAAGATCATTACAAACAGCAAAATATTGTGATCAATGACTTTTTAGAAGACTTACAACAGTTTTTTAGACCCAGCTTTGCCAGCAAAAACATAAATTTTGTTGTCAATAATACTACAGACCTTATCAAAATTATATTTGATGAATCATTGCTGTTTCAGGCTTTGCTTAACATTGTTAAGAATGCAATCGATGCTTGTGATGATAAAGACACAATAGGCATAAATATAGAAAAAAACAAAGCCTATGTTTTATTTAAAGTTTGGAATACTGGAAGCATGATAAACTCTGACGATCAACATAAAATATTTGATGCTTTTTATACCACTAAAAAATCTGGATCAGGATTGGGTTTATCCATAACCAAAGATTTACTTAATACACAAAATGCCGATATTATTTTAGACTCTAGCTCAGAAGAAAAAACAATTTTCACCCTTCAGATCCCTTATGAAAACAAAGCATAA